A genomic region of Planococcus kocurii contains the following coding sequences:
- a CDS encoding DEAD/DEAH box helicase, giving the protein MTKFNEYPFKPFLLEAVEKLGFTEPTKIQQEMMPHILKGTSAIGQSHTGTGKTHSFIIPIVERIDVSKQEVQAVISAPTRELAMQIFNELQKLVIGSGIEVKSFIGGTDKQRSINKLKTQPHIVVGTPGRLRDLVKENALLVHTGKILVIDEADLAFDLGFIEEIDQVAGKMKEDLEMYVFSATIPEKLKPFLKKYMESPVHVKIGDKRPTAEGLDFYLVPVRSKKKMERLQDVMKVINPYLAIIFVNTRTNADYVADQLAKEGIRVGRVHGDLAPRERVKMMRQIRDLEYQYIVATDLAARGIDIQGVSHVINYELPEDLEFFIHRVGRTARAGMKGLAITLFKPEEDDAIVRIEKMGIPFQQKDIVKGEFVDLKERHSRTTRIKKTDAADAKAKTMVHKPKKVRPMYKKKMKWKMDEIKKMERRKNRKK; this is encoded by the coding sequence ATGACAAAATTCAACGAATATCCATTCAAACCGTTCCTATTAGAAGCGGTAGAAAAACTCGGGTTTACAGAACCGACAAAGATTCAACAGGAAATGATGCCCCATATATTGAAAGGCACAAGTGCAATTGGCCAATCCCATACAGGAACTGGAAAAACGCATAGTTTTATTATCCCAATTGTAGAACGTATCGACGTCAGCAAACAGGAAGTGCAGGCGGTAATCTCAGCACCGACGCGTGAACTTGCAATGCAGATCTTTAATGAGTTGCAAAAACTAGTTATTGGATCTGGCATAGAAGTAAAATCGTTTATCGGTGGGACAGACAAGCAGCGTTCAATTAACAAATTAAAAACACAGCCCCATATCGTAGTCGGAACTCCTGGTCGGTTAAGAGACTTGGTGAAAGAAAACGCATTGTTGGTACACACAGGTAAAATCCTTGTAATTGATGAAGCAGACTTAGCTTTTGATCTTGGCTTTATCGAAGAAATTGACCAAGTTGCTGGAAAGATGAAAGAAGACCTGGAAATGTATGTCTTTTCAGCAACAATTCCAGAAAAGTTAAAACCGTTCTTAAAAAAATACATGGAATCACCAGTTCATGTCAAAATTGGCGATAAACGTCCAACTGCAGAAGGGTTAGACTTTTACTTGGTCCCTGTTCGTAGTAAGAAGAAAATGGAGCGCTTGCAAGATGTGATGAAAGTCATCAACCCTTATTTAGCGATCATCTTTGTTAATACTCGTACAAACGCCGATTATGTTGCCGATCAATTAGCAAAAGAAGGCATTCGTGTTGGGCGTGTACACGGCGACTTGGCACCGCGTGAACGCGTCAAAATGATGCGTCAAATTCGCGACTTGGAGTATCAATACATCGTAGCGACAGATCTTGCTGCACGTGGAATTGATATTCAAGGCGTCAGCCACGTAATCAACTACGAATTGCCGGAAGACCTGGAGTTCTTTATTCACCGTGTGGGCCGTACAGCTCGCGCTGGGATGAAGGGGCTAGCAATTACGCTATTCAAGCCAGAGGAAGACGATGCGATTGTTCGTATTGAGAAAATGGGCATTCCGTTCCAACAAAAAGATATTGTGAAAGGCGAATTCGTTGATTTAAAAGAACGTCACAGCCGGACAACGCGCATTAAAAAGACAGACGCAGCCGATGCCAAAGCAAAAACAATGGTTCATAAGCCGAAAAAAGTAAGACCGATGTACAAGAAGAAGATGAAGTGGAAAATGGACGAAATCAAAAAAATGGAACGACGTAAAAATCGCAAAAAGTAA
- the cccA gene encoding cytochrome c550 → MQKNAIVPYILIMAFGIGLIFFLSVQGVSDEAEIAEENATEESGGEAAEGEGGETAEGDFDPEATAQANCIACHGSSYEGGVGPSLVATELPQEDIENILVNGKGTMPAGLIEEANAAAMAEWVLSLE, encoded by the coding sequence ATGCAAAAAAATGCAATTGTACCTTATATCTTAATCATGGCGTTCGGTATTGGTTTAATTTTCTTCTTGTCAGTACAAGGAGTAAGTGACGAAGCTGAAATCGCAGAAGAAAATGCAACAGAAGAAAGTGGCGGAGAAGCTGCTGAAGGCGAAGGCGGAGAAACAGCTGAAGGAGATTTCGATCCTGAAGCAACTGCACAAGCTAACTGTATCGCTTGTCACGGTTCAAGCTATGAAGGCGGAGTAGGTCCATCACTAGTGGCTACTGAACTTCCACAAGAAGACATCGAAAATATTTTAGTCAACGGTAAAGGCACTATGCCAGCGGGTCTCATTGAAGAGGCGAACGCAGCGGCAATGGCTGAGTGGGTATTGTCACTCGAATAG
- a CDS encoding tRNA (adenine(22)-N(1))-methyltransferase translates to MNAQQLSHRLTRVAHYVPQNAVVADIGSDHAYLPCYLVLTGVVNKAVAGEVVKGPFESAQKQVQQEQLAEQIDVRLASGLDAIDVEDGITTVTIAGMGGPLICSILEQGKEKLVGIERLILQPNVHAKAIRDWAIVNGWDIVEEEILKENEKIYEIVVLEKTEAVIFWTPQQLLMGPELLKNQTVIFEEKWMRESAQWKKIVASMEATAQTLEIIEKKQELVKKIQLVEEVLQRENS, encoded by the coding sequence ATGAATGCACAACAATTATCGCATCGGTTAACAAGAGTTGCCCATTATGTACCTCAAAATGCAGTCGTAGCCGATATTGGCAGCGATCATGCATACTTACCTTGTTATTTAGTACTAACTGGCGTAGTGAATAAAGCCGTTGCAGGAGAAGTCGTCAAAGGTCCCTTTGAATCGGCACAAAAACAAGTTCAGCAAGAACAATTAGCGGAACAAATTGACGTCCGGCTAGCAAGTGGTCTTGATGCAATCGATGTAGAAGATGGCATTACAACCGTCACCATTGCAGGTATGGGCGGCCCGTTAATTTGTTCGATATTAGAACAAGGCAAAGAAAAACTAGTAGGTATCGAAAGATTAATCTTACAACCAAATGTTCACGCGAAAGCAATACGTGATTGGGCTATAGTAAATGGATGGGACATTGTAGAAGAAGAAATACTAAAAGAAAATGAAAAAATTTACGAAATAGTGGTGCTTGAAAAAACGGAAGCCGTCATTTTTTGGACGCCACAGCAATTATTGATGGGTCCTGAGCTACTAAAAAATCAAACCGTGATTTTTGAAGAAAAATGGATGCGTGAAAGTGCACAATGGAAAAAAATTGTAGCATCAATGGAAGCCACTGCACAAACACTCGAAATTATTGAAAAGAAACAGGAATTAGTGAAAAAAATACAATTGGTAGAAGAGGTGTTGCAACGTGAAAATTCCTAA
- a CDS encoding S41 family peptidase, with protein MERLFTEIVHIMQHDYAGWKDKQGWDNPDYYLGNLRDLENQGRLNKAQFTELVKEYLLDFKDQHIHFASKGINEEIRKDRGFRVRRFEDQLYVTTVFQENRVSKGMAFTSIGGYTIPELKEKHSRLLNENHPERENWNLIFSLYDFGEIETEIGEKQRFSFETYAKEGYVATYSVQQLDKAILLTMTDFMNPDAIVKMIKENQSLLENADAWIIDVRVNYGGSDGSYFPFLPFIMPEEGVDLAAGDEQMHFNCTLANTERELAMIVKQRAETEDDNAQQFLSVFEREWTKNKGKGFVEFNFEDIMPETVIKGTTQPKSIVVLTDNSCGSAGESFVETCKKSRKVHVMGRPTMGLNDYANLVCKDWEEGFELLYPTSRLSRVDANEGMTGVGIPPHTHIPWTSEHVRIDVDLDKALKYLSSKT; from the coding sequence ATGGAACGCCTATTTACTGAAATCGTCCATATTATGCAGCACGACTATGCGGGATGGAAAGATAAACAAGGTTGGGACAACCCCGATTATTACCTTGGGAACTTGAGAGATTTAGAAAATCAGGGAAGGCTGAATAAAGCTCAATTCACAGAACTGGTCAAAGAGTACTTGCTAGATTTTAAGGATCAGCATATTCATTTTGCTAGTAAGGGGATAAATGAGGAGATTAGAAAAGATAGGGGATTTCGGGTTAGGCGCTTTGAAGATCAGCTATACGTGACTACAGTATTCCAGGAGAATCGCGTTTCGAAAGGAATGGCTTTTACGTCAATTGGGGGCTATACAATCCCGGAACTAAAAGAAAAGCATTCGCGTCTGCTGAATGAAAATCATCCAGAACGTGAAAACTGGAATTTGATTTTTTCTCTTTATGATTTTGGTGAAATTGAAACTGAAATAGGCGAGAAGCAAAGGTTTTCATTCGAAACTTATGCTAAAGAGGGCTATGTGGCCACCTATTCGGTCCAGCAATTAGACAAGGCGATTTTACTGACGATGACAGATTTTATGAATCCCGACGCCATTGTTAAGATGATCAAAGAAAATCAAAGTCTTCTGGAAAATGCGGATGCTTGGATTATTGATGTGCGCGTCAATTACGGGGGGAGCGATGGGAGCTATTTCCCTTTCTTACCATTTATCATGCCAGAAGAAGGAGTGGATCTGGCAGCAGGTGACGAACAGATGCATTTCAATTGTACCCTTGCAAATACGGAACGGGAATTAGCGATGATTGTTAAACAACGTGCAGAAACAGAAGATGACAATGCCCAGCAATTTTTAAGCGTATTCGAACGAGAGTGGACGAAAAATAAAGGCAAGGGGTTTGTGGAATTCAATTTTGAGGATATTATGCCGGAAACTGTCATCAAAGGAACCACTCAACCCAAATCGATTGTCGTACTGACAGACAATAGTTGCGGAAGTGCGGGCGAATCGTTTGTAGAGACCTGCAAAAAATCTAGAAAGGTGCATGTGATGGGAAGACCCACCATGGGGTTGAATGATTATGCGAACCTTGTCTGTAAAGATTGGGAAGAAGGTTTTGAATTGCTGTACCCGACTTCCCGTCTCTCTAGAGTTGATGCCAATGAAGGCATGACCGGAGTCGGCATACCACCTCATACACATATTCCTTGGACATCGGAGCATGTAAGAATTGATGTAGACTTGGACAAAGCGTTGAAATACCTTTCATCAAAGACGTAA
- a CDS encoding Nif3-like dinuclear metal center hexameric protein has translation MKIPNGHQIIEEFEKWSPKYLAMENDPIGLHVGTLNKKIDRVLVTLDVNEEVVDEAIAKGAGLIIAHHPPIFRPMKNLQTDFPQGRLMEKLIKSDIAVYAAHTNLDVAIGGVNDLLAASLGLQNTKVLVPTYEEELVKIAVFVPETHEETVREAFIKAGAGTIGDYEGCSYTLSGTGRFRPTAKAKPFIGEAGEMEVTAESKVEVVVRKNEKDRVIKAMLSAHPYEEVAYDVFVLENKRAVMGLGRVGTLVAPMTLVEFANWTKQQLDVSSLRIVGDPDAVIKKVAVLGGDGNKYFQQAKRAGADVYVTGDMYFHTAQDAQAIGLNIVDPGHHVEKVMIQGVVDHMSKQQPTWQCEFLSSQINTEPFRFI, from the coding sequence GTGAAAATTCCTAACGGTCACCAAATTATTGAGGAGTTTGAGAAATGGTCTCCTAAATATTTGGCCATGGAAAACGATCCGATTGGTTTGCATGTAGGAACGTTAAACAAAAAAATCGACCGTGTGTTAGTAACGTTAGATGTGAACGAAGAGGTCGTAGACGAGGCAATAGCCAAAGGCGCAGGATTGATTATTGCACATCACCCTCCCATATTTCGACCAATGAAAAACTTGCAGACAGATTTTCCGCAAGGGCGTTTAATGGAAAAACTAATAAAATCGGATATTGCCGTATACGCAGCACATACAAATCTGGATGTGGCTATTGGCGGCGTTAATGATTTATTGGCGGCATCACTCGGTTTACAAAACACGAAAGTATTAGTGCCAACTTATGAAGAAGAATTGGTGAAAATTGCAGTGTTCGTCCCGGAAACTCACGAAGAAACTGTTCGTGAAGCCTTTATTAAAGCTGGAGCTGGAACGATTGGCGATTACGAAGGATGCAGTTATACCTTATCTGGGACAGGGCGCTTTCGTCCGACTGCTAAAGCGAAGCCATTTATTGGAGAAGCAGGTGAAATGGAAGTAACCGCGGAATCGAAAGTAGAAGTCGTGGTTCGCAAAAACGAAAAAGACCGTGTCATCAAAGCAATGCTTTCTGCACATCCGTATGAAGAAGTGGCATATGATGTCTTTGTTTTAGAAAACAAAAGAGCAGTAATGGGACTTGGACGTGTAGGAACGCTTGTAGCACCTATGACTTTAGTAGAATTCGCCAATTGGACAAAACAGCAATTGGATGTTTCGTCTCTACGCATCGTGGGAGACCCAGACGCTGTTATTAAAAAGGTGGCGGTACTCGGCGGAGATGGCAATAAATACTTCCAACAAGCTAAGCGTGCTGGAGCGGATGTCTATGTCACAGGTGATATGTATTTCCATACGGCTCAAGACGCACAAGCCATCGGACTAAATATTGTCGATCCTGGCCATCACGTAGAAAAAGTGATGATTCAAGGCGTTGTCGACCATATGTCTAAACAGCAACCTACTTGGCAATGTGAGTTTTTGTCGTCACAAATAAATACAGAACCTTTTCGATTCATCTAA
- a CDS encoding metal ABC transporter permease, whose amino-acid sequence MIEAILSYEFLQNAFAAGLIIGVIAPLLGVFIVVRRLSLIADALSHVTLAGIAGSLYLSQSVASLALLNPLFLGIAASVAGSVLIERLRSLYKHYEELAIPIILSAGIGFGAIFISLAQGFSNDLFGYLFGSVSAVSREDLLIVAGVALVVLAFIYLFFKELFVLSFDDEYARASGLPAKWIHFMFMIVTALVIAGSMRIVGILLVSSLMTIPVATAMRVTKSFKQTIILSIVFGEISVITGLVTAFYFDLAPGGTIVVTSIFLLLLVLAYKKIMVLYKKGAIA is encoded by the coding sequence ATGATTGAAGCCATATTGTCCTACGAATTCTTACAAAATGCCTTTGCGGCTGGATTAATTATCGGAGTAATCGCACCTCTTCTTGGTGTCTTTATTGTTGTCCGTAGATTATCGCTCATTGCAGACGCTTTAAGCCATGTAACACTAGCTGGCATCGCAGGAAGCTTATATTTGAGTCAAAGTGTCGCTTCACTCGCCTTGTTAAATCCTTTATTTCTCGGTATTGCAGCTTCAGTCGCCGGTTCGGTACTGATTGAACGCTTGAGAAGTCTCTATAAGCATTATGAAGAATTAGCAATTCCCATTATTTTATCGGCTGGTATTGGCTTTGGTGCCATCTTCATCTCGTTAGCACAAGGTTTCTCAAATGATTTGTTTGGTTATTTATTTGGCTCAGTTTCAGCAGTTAGCAGAGAAGATTTGTTGATTGTAGCAGGAGTTGCACTAGTTGTATTAGCCTTTATTTATCTTTTCTTTAAGGAATTATTTGTTTTGTCTTTCGATGACGAATATGCTAGAGCTTCCGGGTTACCTGCAAAATGGATTCATTTTATGTTTATGATTGTTACGGCATTGGTCATTGCGGGATCTATGCGTATTGTCGGGATTTTACTTGTCTCATCTCTAATGACGATTCCGGTGGCTACGGCAATGCGTGTAACGAAAAGCTTTAAACAGACAATCATTCTATCTATCGTTTTTGGGGAGATTTCAGTCATCACAGGTCTAGTAACAGCCTTTTATTTTGATTTGGCACCAGGCGGCACGATTGTCGTAACTTCTATTTTCCTGTTGCTACTAGTTCTTGCTTATAAAAAAATCATGGTTTTATATAAAAAAGGAGCGATTGCATGA
- a CDS encoding GNAT family N-acetyltransferase — MLTTRQLNEIEQLQKEVEAYDVLELKLNWEMLRSRDSKQLDFFHYESNKLIAFIGLYSFGSTVEVTGMVKPTERRKGHFTKLFEEAMTSVQQIGYKKVLLNTPARAKAAQDFLKNQGALYKFSEHQMQWEPQPLTASTGFILRQAESTDLKMRIRLDVEAFDISLEDATAMESRLSGEQDTEMLMIDVNNETIGKIRIQRRDSQAWIYGFSILPEYQGRGIGRKVLQHTVKQQSEAGYSIHLDVETKNAHALRLYEAIGFVVKHAQDYYVYQK, encoded by the coding sequence ATGTTAACAACAAGACAACTGAACGAGATAGAACAACTTCAAAAAGAAGTCGAAGCATATGATGTACTCGAATTAAAATTAAATTGGGAAATGCTTCGATCAAGAGATTCTAAACAACTTGATTTTTTCCATTATGAAAGTAATAAACTAATCGCTTTTATCGGATTGTATTCGTTTGGTTCGACTGTTGAAGTAACGGGAATGGTAAAACCGACAGAGCGTCGCAAAGGACATTTCACAAAGCTATTTGAAGAAGCGATGACTTCAGTACAGCAAATTGGGTATAAGAAAGTTTTGTTGAATACACCAGCCCGTGCTAAAGCAGCTCAGGATTTCCTGAAGAATCAAGGAGCCCTCTACAAATTTTCAGAACATCAAATGCAATGGGAACCACAGCCTCTTACTGCTTCAACCGGTTTCATATTACGTCAAGCTGAAAGTACAGATTTAAAAATGAGAATCCGACTGGATGTGGAGGCATTCGATATATCCCTAGAGGATGCTACGGCAATGGAGAGCAGACTCAGCGGAGAGCAAGATACAGAAATGCTGATGATTGATGTAAACAACGAGACCATCGGAAAAATCCGGATACAAAGAAGAGATAGCCAAGCATGGATTTATGGATTTTCAATTCTTCCCGAGTATCAAGGTAGAGGAATAGGACGCAAAGTACTACAACACACCGTTAAACAACAAAGTGAAGCAGGCTACTCGATTCATCTTGACGTGGAAACAAAGAATGCTCATGCCTTAAGATTGTACGAAGCAATCGGCTTTGTAGTTAAGCATGCACAAGATTACTATGTGTATCAAAAGTAA
- a CDS encoding alpha/beta fold hydrolase, whose protein sequence is MWKERIVETDRRSFEIFEKGEGEPLAITHLYSEFNQKGNLLADPFTDYYHVYLINLRGAGHSVKAATPDEYGMEETVSDLEAIRKALGDKKWAFAGHSTGGMLALKYAIIHQASLTKIIAGGAAASYEYGKDENSIYCRKNPNFNRIVEIMDLLNAPSTPVEVRQAISYEWALMSYQSEEKLKESMKKPNSGKIVGSRLDYFSKMEYPTFDIREELKEIHIPSYIYSGKYDAQCPLKFGEEIAELIPNAKFTIFEESNHNPFSEEEIKFQEFVRGTLK, encoded by the coding sequence ATGTGGAAAGAGCGCATCGTCGAAACAGATCGGAGAAGCTTTGAAATCTTTGAAAAAGGGGAGGGTGAGCCATTAGCCATTACTCACCTTTACAGCGAGTTCAATCAGAAGGGAAATTTGCTGGCTGATCCCTTTACCGACTATTATCATGTCTATTTGATTAACCTTCGTGGAGCTGGACATTCTGTAAAAGCAGCAACACCTGATGAATATGGCATGGAGGAAACAGTGAGCGATTTAGAGGCCATCAGAAAAGCCTTAGGCGATAAAAAGTGGGCGTTTGCCGGGCATTCAACAGGCGGGATGCTGGCATTAAAATACGCTATTATCCATCAAGCATCGCTGACAAAAATAATTGCAGGGGGAGCTGCAGCAAGTTACGAATACGGAAAAGATGAAAACAGCATCTATTGTAGAAAGAATCCAAATTTCAATCGAATTGTTGAAATTATGGACCTATTGAATGCACCATCAACTCCAGTTGAAGTACGCCAGGCAATCAGTTACGAATGGGCCTTGATGTCATACCAATCAGAAGAAAAATTGAAAGAATCGATGAAAAAACCAAATAGCGGTAAAATTGTCGGTTCACGTTTGGATTATTTCAGCAAGATGGAATATCCGACATTCGATATCAGAGAAGAACTGAAAGAAATACATATTCCAAGTTATATTTACTCAGGAAAATATGATGCACAATGTCCGTTAAAGTTCGGAGAGGAAATTGCCGAATTGATTCCAAATGCCAAGTTCACGATTTTTGAAGAAAGCAATCACAATCCCTTTTCGGAAGAAGAAATTAAATTCCAAGAATTTGTTAGAGGAACGCTTAAATAG
- a CDS encoding Fur family transcriptional regulator, whose amino-acid sequence MNLTTAWQVLKEKGFKETSKRNQILELFANDERYLTARDLLDVMQKDYPSMSYDTVYRNLATFVSLGILEETELSGERHFRMQCESDHHHHHFICMDCGKIKEIPVCPMDLVGAALPAYEIANHKFEIYGKCPECK is encoded by the coding sequence ATGAACTTAACGACTGCATGGCAGGTTCTTAAAGAAAAAGGCTTTAAAGAAACTTCTAAGCGTAACCAGATTCTGGAATTGTTTGCTAATGATGAACGTTATTTGACGGCACGAGATTTGCTAGACGTCATGCAAAAAGACTATCCGAGCATGAGTTACGATACGGTATATCGCAATTTAGCGACATTTGTGTCACTTGGCATATTAGAAGAAACAGAACTATCGGGTGAACGCCATTTTCGCATGCAATGTGAAAGCGATCACCACCACCATCATTTTATCTGCATGGATTGCGGAAAAATAAAAGAAATTCCAGTCTGCCCAATGGATTTGGTTGGAGCGGCTTTACCGGCATATGAGATTGCCAATCATAAGTTTGAAATATACGGAAAATGTCCGGAATGTAAATAA
- a CDS encoding metal ABC transporter ATP-binding protein: MAAPLIDIKNISFEYEQTKALHNISMTVEEGDFLAILGPNGSGKSTLLKIMLGLIKPTAGKIELFGEDAKKFKKREWIGYVSQKSNSFNSGFPAIVKEVVAGGLAKKTGLFHRLPKSTHEQVAEALEAVGMADFIDRSISELSGGQQQRIFIARALVAKPKILILDEPTVGVDHQNVQSFYDMLAKLNRDKHITMVLVTHDVDTVTDRITHVACLNQTIHFHGFKEQLHTMSDEQREAWYGHSVRKIHHIGGSHA, translated from the coding sequence ATGGCTGCGCCATTAATTGACATTAAAAATATCAGTTTTGAATATGAGCAAACAAAAGCACTTCATAATATTTCTATGACAGTAGAAGAAGGCGATTTTTTGGCGATTTTGGGTCCTAACGGCTCAGGTAAGTCGACATTATTGAAAATCATGCTAGGGCTAATCAAGCCGACTGCAGGGAAAATTGAACTTTTCGGTGAAGATGCAAAAAAATTTAAGAAACGTGAATGGATCGGATATGTATCTCAGAAGTCCAATTCGTTTAATTCAGGATTTCCGGCAATTGTAAAAGAAGTTGTGGCAGGTGGACTTGCAAAGAAGACCGGTTTGTTTCACCGGTTACCAAAATCCACTCATGAACAAGTCGCAGAAGCATTAGAGGCGGTTGGTATGGCTGATTTTATTGATAGAAGCATCAGTGAATTATCGGGTGGCCAGCAGCAGCGGATTTTTATCGCACGAGCGCTAGTAGCAAAGCCAAAAATTCTAATCCTCGATGAACCAACTGTTGGTGTAGATCACCAGAATGTCCAATCATTTTATGACATGTTGGCTAAACTCAACCGTGACAAACATATTACAATGGTTTTGGTTACCCATGATGTAGATACGGTAACAGATCGCATTACCCATGTCGCTTGTTTGAATCAAACCATCCATTTCCATGGCTTTAAAGAACAGCTACACACGATGAGTGATGAACAGCGTGAAGCATGGTACGGTCATTCTGTTCGCAAAATTCACCATATCGGAGGAAGTCACGCATGA
- a CDS encoding deoxyribonuclease IV, with protein sequence MLLGSHVSMSGKKMLLGASEEAASYGATTFMIYTGAPQNTRRKPIEELNIDAGFAHMAANNLTNIVVHAPYIINLGNTQKPETFELGVEFLQKEIERTAALGAKQIVLHPGAHVGAGADAGIAKIIEGLNEVLTQDYPVNIALETMAGKGTECGRSFEEIAAIINGVTHNERLSVCFDTCHTHDAGYNIKEDFNGVLEEFDRIVGVDRLQVLHINDSKNVRGASKDRHENIGFGEIGFDALNGIVHHPDLMHVPKILETPYVGLDAKNKKAPYAFEIEMFRAGIFSPGVIEELKSPL encoded by the coding sequence ATGTTACTAGGATCTCACGTCTCGATGAGCGGTAAGAAAATGCTACTTGGCGCAAGCGAAGAAGCGGCTTCTTACGGAGCTACAACTTTTATGATTTATACCGGTGCACCTCAAAACACACGTCGCAAGCCAATTGAAGAATTGAATATCGACGCAGGTTTTGCGCATATGGCTGCCAATAATTTAACGAATATTGTGGTTCATGCCCCGTATATTATCAATTTAGGCAATACCCAAAAGCCTGAAACCTTCGAACTGGGCGTGGAATTTCTTCAAAAAGAAATTGAACGCACTGCAGCACTGGGTGCAAAACAAATTGTCTTGCACCCAGGTGCTCACGTCGGAGCTGGAGCAGATGCCGGTATTGCTAAAATTATCGAAGGTTTGAATGAGGTATTAACGCAGGATTATCCAGTCAATATCGCACTTGAGACGATGGCTGGTAAAGGCACAGAATGTGGTCGCAGTTTTGAGGAAATTGCTGCAATCATTAATGGTGTGACACATAACGAACGCCTATCTGTATGCTTTGATACGTGTCATACACATGATGCCGGCTATAACATCAAAGAAGATTTTAACGGCGTATTAGAAGAGTTCGACCGTATTGTTGGGGTCGACCGCCTTCAAGTACTGCACATCAATGACAGTAAAAATGTTCGAGGCGCAAGTAAAGACCGCCACGAAAACATTGGCTTTGGTGAAATCGGATTTGATGCGTTAAATGGCATTGTTCATCATCCTGATTTGATGCACGTCCCTAAAATCCTTGAAACGCCTTACGTCGGATTAGATGCTAAAAATAAAAAAGCACCATATGCATTTGAAATTGAAATGTTTAGGGCGGGTATCTTTTCACCAGGCGTGATCGAGGAATTGAAATCTCCTTTATAA
- a CDS encoding 4-hydroxy-3-methylbut-2-enyl diphosphate reductase: MKVMKISPRGYCYGVVDAMVIAKNAAMDESLPRPIYILGMIVHNKHVTDAFEQDGIITLDGTNRLEILEKVESGTVIFTAHGVSPQVRELARRKGLVSIDATCPDVTVTHDLIREKTADGYQIVYIGKSGHPEPEGAIGVAPDMVHLVESVEDVNRLELDSEKIIVTNQTTMSQWDVVDMMERLKEKFPHSEVHKEICLATQVRQEAVAQQAGDTDLLIVIGDPMSNNSNRLAQVSQDIAGTPAYRISDISELKLEWLEGVETVGITAGASTPTPIVKEVMKFLDLYDPADPSTHELTRSVPLNKILPKIKHPKPSDRIEPYPVGE, translated from the coding sequence ATGAAAGTTATGAAAATATCGCCAAGAGGATATTGTTACGGAGTGGTCGATGCCATGGTTATCGCAAAGAACGCTGCGATGGATGAAAGTTTACCACGTCCCATTTATATACTAGGAATGATTGTTCACAATAAACATGTCACAGACGCTTTCGAACAAGATGGCATCATTACTTTAGATGGTACTAATCGTCTTGAAATTTTAGAAAAAGTAGAAAGCGGTACGGTTATTTTTACAGCACACGGTGTTTCTCCACAAGTACGTGAGTTAGCAAGACGGAAAGGCTTGGTATCGATCGATGCGACTTGCCCAGACGTGACTGTTACACACGACTTGATTCGTGAGAAAACGGCTGATGGCTACCAAATCGTTTATATCGGAAAAAGTGGACATCCTGAACCAGAAGGTGCCATTGGTGTTGCACCTGACATGGTTCACTTAGTTGAAAGTGTCGAAGACGTTAATCGTCTAGAACTCGATTCCGAAAAAATTATTGTCACGAACCAAACAACGATGAGTCAATGGGATGTTGTGGACATGATGGAACGCTTAAAAGAAAAATTCCCGCACTCTGAAGTTCACAAGGAAATTTGCTTGGCCACGCAAGTTCGCCAAGAAGCAGTCGCACAACAAGCTGGCGATACCGATTTGTTAATCGTCATTGGGGATCCAATGAGCAATAACTCAAATCGTTTAGCGCAAGTATCACAAGACATTGCTGGAACTCCTGCATACCGTATTTCCGATATCTCTGAACTCAAATTGGAATGGCTAGAAGGTGTTGAAACGGTAGGTATCACAGCAGGTGCTTCCACGCCAACACCAATCGTTAAAGAAGTGATGAAGTTCTTGGATCTCTATGACCCAGCAGACCCAAGTACGCATGAACTAACTCGTTCTGTACCGCTCAATAAAATTTTACCGAAAATTAAGCATCCAAAACCATCGGATCGCATTGAGCCTTATCCAGTGGGCGAATAA